The Henckelia pumila isolate YLH828 chromosome 2, ASM3356847v2, whole genome shotgun sequence genome includes a window with the following:
- the LOC140882194 gene encoding uncharacterized protein, which produces MATLILTCPNNINHMFLIMLFRFFFFYLYFATTPATCLSNETDLAALLAFKSTIADDPLGALRSWNETAHFCEWEGILCSRRHRGRVVSIDLRSQGLVGSLPPHLGNLSFLRAFILQNNSFYGEIPEEFGRLRRLEFVEFSNNSFSGEIPRNISQCSNLYYLNLIDNDLTGVIIPELGSMFQLEALGLTTNNLSGTIPPFVGNLTNLSRLSLSNCGLEGEIPESLVQLRRLRFINLSNNKLTGEIPYGLYNISNITVFSMGLNGLHGNIPPDIGFTLPKLRVFELGGNYFDGRIPVSLSNASFLESIYLFFNRFTGQMPNDFHRLPALEELLIQFNSLEGDVSLILSSLTNCTNLESLDVSVNLLSGSLPDSIANLSSQLSQLYIGGNQIQGTIPAGIENLIGLTVLDFRDNGLEGRIPWGIGKLRKLQEINMGTNKLTNEIPSSLGNLTLLNRVSLKENFLYGEIPQSLSNWKNLLSLDLSSNNLNGSIPRDVISLSSISILFNMSFNSFTGPIPVEVGSLRNLKDLDLSHNRLSGQIPRTLSSCVVLQRLHLESNFLEGEIPAGLSDLKGLQELDLSQNNLSGSIPSFLVNELNLISLNLSFNRLQGAVPTHGVFQNRSAISLEGNDDLCGGIDSLKLPPCPSTNLKKKHFSNLWKILISVLCSGAICLTLSICICILFYRRRMSQEARYLVPSLPESFLRLSYADLAKATDGFSEANLLGYGRFGSIYKGILDDKQMSVAVKVLNLEIKGASKSFMSECNAIKGIRHRNLLKILSVCESTDSQGNNFKALVYEFMANGSLDKWLHNDYAKNEQGSSKTLSLAQRLNIAIDVASAVEYLHTGTDSVIIHGDLKPSNILLDEHLTAHVGDFGLAKVISKICPPDGTSTNSAAIKGTIGYIPPEYGMTNDISIQGDIYSYGIFLLEMITNIRPTDDAAFCCQSSLRDLVSHALRSQEIDQIIPREHTVHMDSKIKNCMSCILEIGVACSEEWPKDRMQMNDVVRKLHDIQKAYLAE; this is translated from the exons ATGGCAACTTTAATTTTAACTTGTCCCAACAACATTAATCACATGTTTCTGATCATGTTATTccgcttcttcttcttctacttGTACTTTGCTACGACCCCCGCGACTTGCTTGAGCAATGAAACAGATTTGGCAGCTCTTTTGGCCTTCAAGAGTACCATTGCTGATGATCCATTGGGGGCTCTAAGGTCATGGAATGAAACTGCACACTTTTGTGAATGGGAAGGGATTTTGTGCAGCCGAAGGCATCGAGGTCGAGTCGTGTCCATCGACTTGAGGTCTCAAGGCCTTGTGGGATCCCTTCCACCCCATTTAGGTAATCTTTCTTTTCTCAGAGCATTCATTCTACAAAACAACAGCTTTTATGGTGAAATCCCGGAGGAATTTGGTCGTCTGAGGCGTCTTGAGTTCGTCGAGTTTAGTAACAACTCTTTCAGTGGAGAGATACCAAGAAACATCTCCCAGTGCTCCAATCTTTATTACCTCAACTTGATAGACAATGACCTCACAGGAGTCATAATCCCAGAGCTAGGTTCTATGTTCCAACTTGAGGCTCTAGGCCTCACAACTAACAATCTCTCCGGAACTATTCCGCCGTTTGTGGGAAATCTAACCAATCTCTCCCGGTTATCTCTCTCGAACTGTGGGTTGGAAGGAGAGATCCCGGAGTCACTCGTGCAACTCCGACGCTTGAGATTCATCAATCTAAGTAACAACAAGCTCACTGGTGAAATTCCATATGGTCTATATAATATATCCAATATAACAGTTTTCTCTATGGGTTTGAATGGACTCCATGGAAACATCCCTCCAGATATAGGCTTCACACTTCCGAAATTGAGGGTTTTTGAGTTGGGAGGCAATTATTTTGATGGACGGATTCCTGTTTCGCTCTCAAACGCGTCGTTTCTTGAAAGTATATACTTGTTTTTTAATAGATTTACAGGGCAAATGCCGAATGATTTCCACCGGCTTCCGGCCCTTGAGGAACTTCTCATTCAGTTTAATAGTTTGGAGGGAGATGTTAGCTTGATTCTATCATCTTTGACAAATTGTACTAACCTTGAATCATTAGATGTCTCTGTTAATCTTTTGAGCGGTTCGTTGCCAGACTCCATTGCGAATCTTTCGAGTCAGCTTAGTCAGCTGTACATAGGAGGAAATCAAATACAGGGAACCATTCCTGCTGGTATCGAAAACCTTATCGGACTTACTGTACTTGATTTTCGAGACAACGGCCTTGAAGGTCGTATTCCTTGGGGCATTGGGAAGCTGAGAAAGTTGCAAGAGATCAACATGGGAACTAACAAATTGACAAATGAGATACCATCTTCTCTTGGTAACTTGACATTGTTGAACCGCGTATCCTTGAAGGAGAACTTCTTGTATGGAGAGATACCTCAAAGTCTGAGTAATTGGAAAAACTTGCTGAGCTTAGACCTCTCTTCCAACAACCTCAATGGCTCCATACCTCGAGATGTTATTAGCCTATCGTCCATTTCGATTTTGTTTAACATGTCATTCAACAGTTTTACAGGTCCTATTCCTGTGGAAGTTGGCTCTCTCAGAAATCTCAAGGACTTGGACTTGTCTCATAATAGGTTATCAGGACAGATACCAAGAACTTTGAGTAGCTGCGTCGTGCTACAACGCCTTCACCTTGAAAGCAATTTTCTTGAAGGAGAAATACCTGCTGGGCTAAGTGATTTGAAGGGATTGCAAGAATTGGATCTTTCACAGAATAACTTATCAGGTTCCATCCCAAGTTTTCTAGTTAATGAGTTGAATCTGATAAGTTTGAATCTATCCTTCAACAGGCTGCAGGGAGCAGTGCCAACACATGGAGTATTTCAGAACCGAAGTGCGATTTCACTTGAAGGAAACGACGACCTATGTGGAGGGATTGATTCGTTAAAGCTTCCTCCTTGCCCATCTACAAATCTGAAGAAGAAACACTTTTCAAATCTCTGGAAAATCTTGATCTCTGTGTTATGTTCAGGGGCCATATGCCTCACCCTCTCAATATGCATCTGCATACTCTTCTATAGAAGACGAATGTCACAAGAGGCTCGGTATTTAGTGCCATCACTTCCTGAGTCCTTCTTAAGGCTATCCTACGCAGATCTCGCCAAAGCCACAGATGGATTCTCCGAAGCTAATTTGCTTGGATATGGAAGATTTGGCTCTATTTACAAAGGAATTCTTGATGACAAACAAATGTCGGTGGCGGTTAAGGTTCTCAATCTTGAAATCAAAGGAGCTTCCAAAAGCTTCATGTCAGAATGCAATGCAATAAAAGGAATAAGGCATAGAAACCTTTTGAAAATACTGAGTGTATGCGAAAGCACGGACTCCCAGGGGAACAATTTCAAGGCACTGGTTTATGAATTTATGGCTAATGGAAGCTTGGACAAGTGGTTGCATAACGATTATGCGAAAAATGAACAGGGAAGCAGCAAAACTCTCAGCCTAGCTCAGAGATTGAATATTGCCATCGATGTTGCATCTGCAGTCGAATACTTACACACTGGCACTGATTCTGTCATCATTCACGGTGATTTGAAGCCGAGTAACATTCTCTTGGATGAACACTTGACTGCCCACGTCGGGGACTTCGGCCTGGCAAAAGTGATATCCAAGATATGTCCGCCGGATGGAACAAGCACCAACTCAGCCGCGATCAAGGGTACCATTGGTTATATTCCCCCTG AGTATGGCATGACTAATGACATCTCAATACAAGGAGACATATACAGTTATGGGATTTTTCTACTGGAGATGATCACGAACATTAGACCAACAGACGATGCAGCGTTTTGTTGTCAATCGAGCCTACGCGATTTAGTGAGCCATGCGTTGCGAAGCCAAGAAATAGATCAAATCATTCCACGAGAACACACGGTCCACATGGATAGTAAAATCAAGAATTGTATGAGTTGTATTCTGGAAATTGGAGTAGCATGCTCCGAGGAATGGCCTAAAGATCGAATGCAGATGAATGATGTTGTTAGAAAATTGCATGATATACAGAAGGCTTATTTAGCTGAATGA